A stretch of Acidiferrobacter thiooxydans DNA encodes these proteins:
- a CDS encoding alpha-1,4-glucan--maltose-1-phosphate maltosyltransferase, with protein sequence MARRLGKGPPLPADGRYRVVIEAVSPVVDCGRFPIKRVIGDTVIVEADVFADGHDAVACVLCVRKPGGRTVGTTRMTALGNDRYQGRFVVAELGVYHYTVRAHIDRFGSLTQELARRPADDPDLVLVFQQAALLIAAAAERAPAREARPLRVVQALLEGQASSADKRAALLDEVLVERVYRFSQPAHETAWGQELAVRVDPESARAAAWYEFFPRSRWGSAGGRLRDAGPILAHVAAMGFDVVYLPPISPIGTERRKGPNNTASCGPADVGSPWAIGSAEGGHKSVAPTLGTLADFRAFCAQAERLGLAVALDIAFQCAPDHPYVTEHPQWFRHRPDGSIQYAENPPKKYQDIYPLDFETEDWQALWQELKGIVLFWIDAGVRIFRVDNPHTKAFAFWEWLIGAVRAEYPDVLFLAEAFTRPKVMHRLAKLGFTHSYTYFTWRNSKHELIAYFTELMHGPGREYFRPHVWPNTPDILPPYLQHAPRAAFIARLVLAATLSANYGIYGPAFELMESVPREPGSEEYRDSEKYEQRDWDVARPDSLQAIITRINTIRHAHPALMADCHLVFHAIDNDNLIAYSKTSGDGASVILVVVNLDPYHRQSGWLEWPAQIAGACNDRAVQMHDLLSDARYLWSGGRHYVELAPEQMPAHIFRPRSYVGTEHDFDYYS encoded by the coding sequence GTGGCGCGGCGTCTGGGCAAGGGGCCGCCCCTGCCAGCCGATGGCCGGTATCGGGTGGTGATCGAGGCGGTGAGCCCGGTGGTCGACTGCGGGCGCTTCCCCATAAAGCGGGTGATCGGCGACACCGTAATCGTGGAGGCCGATGTGTTTGCCGATGGTCACGACGCCGTGGCCTGTGTGTTGTGCGTACGCAAACCAGGCGGCCGCACGGTGGGCACGACGCGCATGACAGCGCTTGGCAATGATCGCTATCAGGGACGCTTTGTGGTCGCCGAGCTCGGTGTCTATCACTATACGGTACGCGCCCATATCGACCGCTTCGGATCGCTTACCCAGGAACTCGCGCGGCGGCCGGCAGACGACCCGGATCTGGTCCTGGTGTTTCAGCAGGCTGCACTCCTGATTGCGGCCGCCGCGGAGCGTGCGCCGGCGCGTGAAGCACGTCCGTTGCGCGTCGTACAGGCGCTGCTCGAGGGTCAGGCGTCTTCCGCCGACAAGCGCGCGGCGCTGTTAGACGAGGTCCTGGTCGAGCGGGTCTACCGGTTTTCGCAACCCGCGCATGAGACGGCGTGGGGACAGGAACTGGCGGTGCGTGTGGACCCCGAGAGCGCGCGCGCTGCGGCCTGGTATGAATTCTTTCCGCGTTCGCGGTGGGGGTCCGCCGGCGGACGATTGCGCGATGCCGGTCCGATCCTGGCGCATGTGGCGGCCATGGGTTTCGATGTCGTGTACTTGCCACCGATATCACCGATCGGGACGGAGCGCCGCAAGGGTCCGAATAATACCGCAAGCTGCGGTCCCGCGGATGTCGGCAGTCCGTGGGCGATCGGCAGCGCTGAGGGTGGCCACAAGAGCGTGGCCCCCACCCTGGGTACGCTCGCGGATTTCCGGGCATTCTGTGCGCAGGCCGAACGGCTCGGGCTCGCCGTCGCGCTCGACATCGCCTTTCAGTGTGCCCCTGACCACCCGTATGTGACCGAGCACCCGCAGTGGTTCCGTCACCGCCCGGACGGTAGCATCCAGTACGCCGAGAACCCCCCCAAGAAATACCAGGACATCTACCCACTGGACTTCGAGACCGAGGACTGGCAAGCCCTTTGGCAGGAATTGAAAGGCATCGTCTTGTTCTGGATCGACGCCGGAGTGCGCATCTTCCGGGTCGACAACCCCCATACTAAGGCCTTTGCCTTCTGGGAATGGCTCATAGGCGCGGTGCGCGCCGAGTACCCCGATGTCCTGTTTCTGGCCGAGGCCTTCACGCGCCCCAAGGTGATGCACAGACTCGCCAAGCTCGGGTTCACGCATTCGTATACCTATTTCACGTGGCGCAACAGCAAGCACGAACTGATCGCATACTTCACCGAGCTCATGCATGGACCTGGCCGTGAGTATTTCCGGCCCCATGTCTGGCCGAACACCCCTGACATCCTGCCGCCCTACCTGCAACACGCGCCGCGCGCGGCGTTCATCGCCCGCCTGGTGCTGGCCGCGACCCTGAGCGCCAATTATGGCATCTATGGGCCGGCCTTCGAGCTCATGGAATCGGTACCGCGCGAGCCGGGCAGCGAGGAGTACCGGGACTCCGAGAAGTACGAGCAGCGTGACTGGGATGTCGCCCGGCCCGACAGCCTGCAGGCGATCATCACGCGCATCAACACTATACGCCACGCACATCCGGCGCTCATGGCCGATTGCCATCTCGTGTTCCATGCCATCGATAACGACAACCTGATTGCCTACAGCAAGACCTCCGGAGACGGCGCTTCGGTCATTCTCGTGGTGGTGAATCTCGACCCCTATCACCGTCAGTCCGGATGGCTCGAGTGGCCGGCACAAATCGCCGGCGCTTGCAACGACCGCGCAGTGCAGATGCATGATCTCCTGTCGGATGCGCGCTATCTGTGGAGCGGTGGTCGCCATTACGTGGAACTCGCGCCCGAGCAGATGCCGGCGCACATATTCCGCCCGCGCAGCTATGTCGGCACCGAGCACGACTTCGATTACTACTCTTAG
- the treS gene encoding maltose alpha-D-glucosyltransferase has product MHKKTRSEESRISNDPLWYKDAVIYELHVRAFFDGNGDGIGDFAGLTEKLDYLQDLGVDTLWVLPFYPSPMHDDGYDIADYRNVHPDYGTRRDFLQFVRAAHERGLRVITELVINHTSDQHPWFQAARQAPAGSPKRNFYVWSDTAKKFEDTRIIFTDSEKSNWAWDDVAQAYYWHRFFFHQPDLNHNNPHVVKAVVRVMEFWLGLGVDGLRLDAIPYLCVREGTSNENLPETHAVVRYMRSVIDQRYENRMLLAEANQWPEDVRDYFGAGDECHMAYHFPLMPRMYMAIAQEDRHPIVEIMKQTPDIPETCQWAIFLRNHDELTLEMVTNNERDYMYQMYAADRKARLNLGIRRRLAPLMDNDFDKIRLMNSLLLSMPGSPIIYYGDEIGMGDNIYLGDRNGVRTPMQWSPDRNAGFSRADPQRLFLPPIMDPIYGYGAVNVEAQARDPSSLLNWTRRMLAIRKSTKVFGRGALEFLEPGNRKILAYVRTYGDETILCVANLSHSAQPVELDLSAYKGRVPIELMGRTPFPPIGDLPYLLTLHGHGFYWFRLAAGGEVPAWHEERLPPEELPLLVLFDGWRSLFRERVVPWRMAMADRVREQWERDALPRFVMAQRWYAEKGVVPKRVAMTETAEWAGPDGQFFFMIADVVESSEGASAGRYFVPVSLLWESDSEARMRTVLPLAMARVRQQATLGILGDAFADDAFCRGLVAVMREGLAFAGEGGVVQGVAAGTLEQPVAADEAVRHPNTHSSNTAVAIGERLFLKGYRRLQEGINPEVEMGRFLCDVAGFRHTVPVLGTLEYRPAAGGVITLALLQAYVENQGDGWDYTLNYLDNHLELCLHGAAPAGGSEEVHGGYLALVRTLALRTAQMHQALATPYGDPAFDPEPLTPDDGARWVAGVRAEMEETFDMLSARLAALPPEVQDDAKAVLAGRETFLARAALAAPTVGQKIRYHGDYHLGQVLLQQNDFAITDFEGEPGRPLHERRRKHTPLRDVAGMLRSFSYALYTALDRVAAGQSEHRATLLPHARIWEQATVAAFIASYAAAMEATSLWGGFDEAADWLRLFILEKAFYELRYEMNNRPQALAIPLQGLLQELDREAVAQGSSGA; this is encoded by the coding sequence ATGCACAAAAAAACAAGAAGCGAGGAATCGCGGATTTCGAATGATCCGCTCTGGTACAAAGACGCAGTCATCTATGAATTGCATGTACGTGCCTTCTTCGACGGCAATGGCGATGGTATCGGTGATTTCGCGGGGCTCACCGAGAAGCTCGATTATCTACAGGACCTGGGCGTCGATACCTTGTGGGTCCTGCCTTTCTATCCGTCCCCCATGCACGACGACGGGTATGACATCGCCGATTACCGCAATGTCCACCCCGACTATGGGACGCGTCGCGATTTCCTGCAGTTCGTGCGTGCCGCCCATGAACGGGGGTTGCGCGTCATCACCGAGCTTGTCATAAACCATACCTCCGACCAGCACCCCTGGTTTCAGGCGGCGCGCCAGGCCCCTGCGGGTTCACCCAAGCGCAACTTCTATGTGTGGAGCGACACCGCCAAGAAGTTCGAGGATACGCGCATCATATTCACAGACAGCGAGAAGTCGAACTGGGCATGGGATGATGTCGCCCAGGCCTACTACTGGCATCGCTTCTTTTTCCATCAGCCGGACCTGAACCACAACAATCCCCATGTCGTGAAGGCGGTGGTGCGGGTCATGGAGTTTTGGCTCGGCCTGGGCGTCGACGGCCTGCGGCTCGACGCCATCCCCTATCTGTGCGTGCGCGAAGGGACGAGCAACGAGAACCTGCCGGAGACCCACGCAGTGGTGCGCTACATGCGCTCGGTGATCGACCAGCGCTACGAGAATCGTATGTTACTTGCCGAGGCCAATCAGTGGCCGGAGGATGTGCGCGACTACTTCGGCGCGGGGGATGAGTGCCATATGGCCTATCACTTTCCGCTCATGCCGCGAATGTATATGGCCATCGCCCAGGAGGACCGGCATCCGATCGTCGAGATCATGAAGCAGACGCCGGACATCCCCGAGACCTGCCAATGGGCGATCTTTCTGCGCAACCACGACGAACTCACCCTGGAGATGGTCACGAACAATGAGCGTGACTATATGTACCAGATGTACGCTGCCGACCGGAAGGCGCGCCTCAATCTTGGGATACGCCGCCGGCTCGCGCCGCTCATGGACAATGATTTTGACAAGATCCGGCTCATGAATAGCCTGCTTTTGTCGATGCCAGGATCGCCGATCATCTACTACGGCGACGAGATTGGCATGGGTGACAATATTTACTTAGGCGACCGCAACGGTGTTCGTACACCCATGCAGTGGAGCCCGGACCGCAACGCCGGCTTCTCGCGCGCTGACCCGCAACGCCTGTTTTTGCCGCCGATCATGGACCCCATTTATGGTTATGGCGCGGTGAATGTCGAGGCGCAGGCGCGCGACCCCTCGTCTTTGTTGAATTGGACGCGGCGCATGCTCGCGATCCGCAAGAGCACGAAGGTGTTCGGGCGGGGCGCGCTTGAGTTCCTGGAGCCCGGCAACCGCAAGATCCTCGCCTATGTGCGCACCTATGGCGATGAGACGATCCTGTGTGTCGCCAATCTGTCGCACTCCGCGCAGCCCGTGGAGCTCGATCTGTCGGCCTACAAGGGGCGCGTGCCGATCGAGCTCATGGGTCGGACGCCGTTTCCGCCGATCGGTGACCTGCCCTATCTTTTGACCCTCCACGGCCATGGCTTCTATTGGTTCCGGCTCGCCGCCGGAGGGGAAGTTCCGGCCTGGCACGAGGAGCGCCTACCCCCCGAGGAACTGCCGCTGCTCGTGCTGTTCGACGGATGGCGCAGCCTGTTTCGCGAGCGCGTGGTGCCGTGGCGTATGGCCATGGCCGACCGCGTCCGTGAGCAGTGGGAACGCGATGCCTTGCCACGCTTTGTGATGGCGCAGCGTTGGTATGCCGAGAAGGGCGTGGTCCCAAAGCGGGTCGCCATGACCGAGACCGCCGAATGGGCGGGGCCCGACGGCCAGTTTTTCTTCATGATCGCAGACGTGGTGGAATCGAGTGAGGGGGCGTCCGCGGGTCGCTATTTCGTGCCGGTATCGCTGCTGTGGGAGAGCGATAGCGAGGCGCGCATGCGCACGGTTTTGCCGCTTGCCATGGCGCGCGTACGCCAACAGGCGACGCTTGGCATCTTGGGCGATGCCTTTGCCGACGACGCTTTTTGCCGCGGACTTGTCGCTGTGATGCGCGAGGGACTGGCCTTTGCGGGTGAGGGCGGCGTCGTGCAGGGCGTGGCGGCGGGTACGCTTGAGCAGCCGGTGGCCGCAGACGAGGCGGTCCGCCATCCCAATACGCACAGCAGCAACACGGCGGTGGCGATCGGCGAGCGGTTGTTCTTGAAGGGCTATCGGCGATTGCAGGAGGGTATCAACCCGGAGGTCGAGATGGGCCGGTTTTTATGCGACGTGGCAGGCTTTCGCCATACCGTGCCGGTGCTCGGGACCCTCGAGTATAGGCCGGCTGCAGGTGGTGTCATCACGCTTGCGCTGCTCCAGGCCTATGTCGAGAACCAGGGGGATGGTTGGGACTATACCCTGAACTATCTCGACAACCATCTCGAACTGTGCCTGCATGGCGCGGCCCCGGCGGGAGGCAGTGAGGAGGTGCATGGCGGCTATCTCGCGCTCGTGCGCACGCTCGCTTTGCGCACCGCGCAGATGCATCAGGCCCTGGCCACGCCTTACGGCGATCCGGCCTTCGATCCCGAACCGCTCACCCCAGACGATGGTGCGCGCTGGGTCGCGGGGGTGCGCGCCGAGATGGAGGAGACCTTCGATATGCTCTCCGCGCGGCTTGCCGCCCTCCCGCCCGAGGTCCAGGATGACGCCAAGGCCGTGCTCGCCGGTCGCGAGACGTTTCTTGCACGCGCCGCACTGGCTGCCCCGACCGTGGGACAAAAGATCCGCTACCATGGGGATTACCACCTAGGGCAGGTCCTGCTCCAGCAAAACGATTTCGCGATCACCGATTTCGAGGGCGAGCCCGGGCGGCCGCTTCACGAGCGCCGACGCAAGCATACACCGCTACGCGATGTCGCGGGCATGCTACGGTCGTTCAGCTATGCCCTCTATACGGCGCTTGATCGTGTCGCCGCCGGGCAATCCGAGCATAGGGCGACGTTACTGCCTCACGCCCGCATCTGGGAGCAGGCCACGGTCGCGGCGTTCATCGCCTCCTATGCCGCGGCTATGGAGGCCACCAGCCTCTGGGGCGGCTTTGACGAGGCTGCGGATTGGTTGCGGCTCTTCATCCTCGAGAAGGCCTTTTATGAACTGCGTTACGAGATGAATAACCGCCCCCAGGCACTTGCGATTCCCCTGCAGGGCCTTTTGCAGGAGCTTGACCGTGAGGCCGTGGCGCAGGGTTCGTCGGGCGCGTAG
- a CDS encoding mechanosensitive ion channel family protein gives MTILHAALAPLPAIVWQWQRWLPPILIALGILGGGWLAARFLRFVATKTLRAMNFHIVTERAGLDGLLAAGGAGTDTTGLMGMLVAALAILIAMVWALDIAGLSAGAAVTTRIALYIPRLMVALLMLTAGLYFARFVAQSVTLYGNELGLADAPLLGRLMRSIVIAFVILMVLGELHIGQRLIRDSFLILLGGVTLAAALAFGLGGRRWAAHVLERDWPRERPQGIGEGLDRR, from the coding sequence ATGACTATCCTACACGCGGCGCTCGCGCCCCTGCCAGCGATCGTCTGGCAGTGGCAGCGGTGGTTGCCGCCTATTCTTATTGCGCTCGGTATTCTTGGCGGCGGGTGGTTGGCGGCCCGCTTTCTGCGGTTCGTGGCCACGAAGACGCTGCGCGCCATGAATTTTCATATTGTGACGGAGCGCGCCGGACTCGACGGATTGTTAGCGGCAGGCGGTGCCGGGACCGACACCACCGGTCTCATGGGGATGCTGGTGGCGGCGCTCGCGATCCTGATCGCCATGGTATGGGCCCTCGATATCGCCGGCCTGTCGGCGGGCGCGGCCGTGACCACGCGCATCGCGCTCTATATCCCGCGCCTTATGGTCGCGCTCCTGATGCTCACGGCCGGTTTGTACTTCGCGCGTTTCGTGGCGCAATCGGTGACGTTGTACGGAAATGAACTGGGGCTTGCCGATGCCCCGCTCCTTGGGCGCCTGATGCGCTCGATCGTGATCGCATTTGTGATACTCATGGTATTGGGCGAGTTACACATAGGCCAGAGGCTCATACGTGACTCGTTTCTCATCCTGCTTGGTGGAGTGACGCTCGCGGCAGCCCTCGCCTTTGGCCTTGGGGGCCGACGTTGGGCGGCGCATGTACTGGAACGCGATTGGCCGCGCGAGCGTCCACAGGGTATCGGCGAAGGGCTGGATCGGCGGTGA
- the glgX gene encoding glycogen debranching protein GlgX, producing MSEERRTTGPRAAGRHAVWPGRPYPLGTTWDGEGVNFALFSEHAEGVELCLFTEDGRHETARIPVRWQTDQVWHCYLPEARPGWLYGYRVYGPYDPRHGHRFNGHKLLLDPYAKAIAGELRWSNAHFAYRVGHKLEDLSFDRANNAPFMPKARVVESAFSWGDDRLLRTPWHDTIIYELHVKGFTWLHPLIPQDLRGTYAGLGSARVIEYLKSLGITAVELMPVHAFIDDRHLVERGLRNYWGYNSIGFFAPDARYSASGQISEFKTMVKAFHSNGIEVILDVVYNHTAEGNHMGPTLSFRGIDNLSYYRLSSEDARYYMDFTGCGNTLNMLHPRVLQLIMDSLRYWVLEMHVDGFRFDLASTLARELHDVNRLSAFFDIIHQDPVLSQVKLIAEPWDLGEGGYQVGNFPVGWTEWNGKYRDVVRAYWKGEGGVIGELAYRLTGSSDLYGHGGRNPYASINFVTAHDGFTLEDLVSYNDKHNEANGEDNRDGTDTNLSWNCGAEGPTDDPAIRALRARQKRNMIATLLLSQGVPMILAGDEIGRTQRGNNNAYCHDDPINWVNWELTPEDHDFLRFVQHVIRIKQNHKVFRRRSFFQGRRIHGSDIKDITWLKPDATEMNDEEWRQSFARCLGLFLAGEGLEEFDDRGRMIGDVDFLWLLNAHHEEIPFALPPYRTQGWQVDIDTSYSVPARATGAVITSGVYPLQGRSLVLLREATPDRRMGLGH from the coding sequence ATGAGCGAAGAGCGTCGGACCACCGGACCACGGGCTGCAGGCCGCCATGCGGTCTGGCCTGGACGGCCCTATCCTTTGGGTACCACCTGGGACGGCGAAGGCGTCAACTTCGCACTCTTTTCCGAACATGCCGAAGGGGTGGAACTGTGTTTGTTCACCGAGGACGGACGTCACGAGACTGCGCGCATCCCGGTGCGCTGGCAGACCGATCAGGTGTGGCACTGCTACCTGCCGGAGGCGCGGCCGGGCTGGCTCTATGGCTATCGGGTCTATGGGCCCTACGACCCGCGCCATGGCCATCGCTTCAATGGCCATAAGCTGCTCCTAGACCCATATGCCAAGGCCATTGCCGGCGAGTTGCGCTGGAGCAATGCGCATTTTGCCTACCGTGTCGGCCACAAGCTCGAGGACCTGTCGTTCGATCGCGCCAACAACGCGCCATTCATGCCCAAGGCGCGGGTCGTGGAATCGGCATTCAGCTGGGGCGACGACCGGCTTTTGCGCACGCCCTGGCATGACACCATCATCTATGAGCTGCACGTGAAGGGCTTCACTTGGCTGCACCCGCTCATACCCCAGGACTTGCGCGGTACCTATGCCGGCCTCGGATCGGCGCGCGTCATCGAATACCTGAAGTCGCTTGGCATCACCGCCGTCGAGCTCATGCCGGTGCACGCCTTCATAGACGATCGTCATCTGGTCGAGCGCGGGCTGCGCAACTACTGGGGCTACAATTCGATCGGGTTCTTTGCACCCGATGCGCGTTATTCGGCGAGCGGCCAGATATCCGAGTTCAAGACGATGGTGAAGGCGTTTCATTCAAACGGGATAGAGGTCATTCTCGATGTCGTATACAACCATACGGCCGAGGGCAACCACATGGGCCCGACGCTGTCGTTCAGGGGCATAGACAACCTCTCCTATTACCGCCTGTCGTCCGAGGACGCACGTTATTACATGGACTTCACGGGCTGTGGCAACACGCTGAACATGCTCCATCCGCGTGTCTTGCAGCTCATCATGGACTCACTGCGTTATTGGGTCCTGGAGATGCATGTCGATGGTTTTCGCTTCGATCTCGCCTCGACCTTGGCGCGCGAGCTGCACGACGTGAACCGGTTGTCGGCGTTTTTCGATATCATCCACCAGGATCCGGTGCTCTCGCAGGTCAAGCTCATTGCAGAGCCTTGGGACCTCGGCGAAGGCGGTTACCAGGTCGGCAACTTTCCGGTGGGCTGGACTGAGTGGAACGGCAAGTACCGCGACGTGGTGCGCGCCTACTGGAAGGGGGAGGGTGGGGTCATCGGCGAGCTCGCCTACAGGCTGACGGGTTCAAGTGATCTCTATGGGCATGGCGGCCGCAATCCCTATGCCTCGATCAATTTTGTGACCGCGCACGACGGCTTCACCCTCGAGGATCTGGTGAGCTACAACGACAAGCACAACGAGGCCAATGGCGAGGACAACCGCGACGGTACCGACACCAACCTGTCATGGAATTGTGGGGCCGAAGGACCTACGGACGACCCTGCCATACGCGCCCTGCGCGCGCGCCAGAAGCGCAACATGATTGCAACCCTGCTGCTGTCGCAGGGGGTCCCGATGATCCTTGCCGGCGATGAGATCGGGCGCACGCAACGCGGCAACAACAACGCCTATTGCCATGACGACCCGATCAATTGGGTGAACTGGGAGCTGACACCGGAGGACCACGATTTCTTGCGGTTCGTCCAGCATGTGATCCGCATCAAGCAAAACCATAAGGTATTCCGCCGACGTTCGTTTTTTCAGGGCCGGCGTATCCACGGCAGCGATATCAAGGACATCACTTGGTTGAAGCCTGACGCGACCGAGATGAACGATGAGGAGTGGCGCCAGAGCTTTGCCCGCTGTCTCGGGTTGTTCCTGGCCGGCGAGGGGCTGGAGGAGTTCGACGACCGGGGGCGCATGATAGGGGATGTCGATTTCCTGTGGTTATTGAACGCGCATCACGAGGAGATCCCGTTTGCGCTGCCCCCCTATAGGACCCAGGGGTGGCAGGTGGATATCGATACCAGCTATAGCGTCCCGGCGCGCGCCACGGGGGCGGTGATCACAAGCGGTGTTTATCCCCTGCAAGGGCGCTCGCTTGTGCTGTTGCGCGAAGCGACCCCGGATCGGCGCATGGGGCTTGGGCACTGA
- the treZ gene encoding malto-oligosyltrehalose trehalohydrolase: MTVHEDTRTPGVARRHEPLGFGAECVEDGVRFRLWAPAARQVDVVLEDEGVVVPMDALEGGWFQVTSGQARPGSLYRYRIDGGLHVPDPASRFQPRDVHGPSEVVDAHAFAWSDGGWRGRPWGEVVVYELHVGTFSPEGTFAGAMALLPRLATLGVTAIELMPLADFPGRANWGYDGVLPFAPDSRYGRPEDLKALIAAAHGLGLMVFVDVVYNHFGPDGNYLGVYAPEFFTSRHRTPWGDAINFDGPGSVTVRAYFTANARYWLHEYHCDGLRFDAVHAIVDDSPQSILTAIAEAVAPLRACGRHIHLVLENENNEAGHLNGSDGPQGFTAQWNDDIHHVLHVLLTGERDGYYADYMDDPAGRLGRCLTEGFAYQGEWSAVREGVRGESTRGLSPTAFVGFLQNHDQIGNRAFGERITALASPAAVRAATAVLLLAPSPPLLFMGQEFACSRPFLFFCDFGPELASAVTEGRRREFARFPEFADESRRAHIPDPNDPATLIKSRLDWTEAERSPGRDWLTFHRELLATRARHIGARLAAGEVRTLGFNRFGARGLTVGWLFADGAQLHLAANLGDADAVVADRMSPAPMTLYETCAPAGGRLGPWEVRWGLWPGAADTTAGGP; this comes from the coding sequence ATGACGGTTCACGAGGACACGCGTACTCCGGGGGTGGCGAGGCGTCACGAACCCCTGGGCTTCGGGGCCGAGTGCGTCGAGGACGGGGTACGGTTCCGGTTGTGGGCCCCGGCGGCGCGCCAGGTCGACGTGGTGCTGGAGGATGAGGGGGTGGTGGTCCCCATGGACGCCTTGGAGGGCGGCTGGTTTCAGGTCACGAGCGGACAGGCGCGCCCGGGAAGCCTGTATCGTTACCGCATCGATGGCGGCCTGCACGTCCCGGACCCGGCATCGCGCTTTCAGCCGCGAGATGTGCATGGTCCAAGCGAGGTGGTGGATGCGCACGCCTTTGCGTGGAGTGATGGGGGGTGGCGTGGGCGTCCGTGGGGCGAGGTAGTGGTCTACGAGCTTCATGTCGGCACCTTTAGTCCCGAAGGAACCTTCGCAGGTGCCATGGCGCTCCTGCCGCGACTGGCCACGCTTGGGGTGACGGCCATAGAGCTCATGCCGCTCGCCGATTTCCCGGGGCGCGCCAACTGGGGCTATGACGGTGTGTTGCCGTTTGCCCCCGACAGCCGTTATGGTCGCCCCGAGGACCTGAAGGCCCTGATCGCCGCCGCCCACGGTCTTGGGCTCATGGTGTTCGTCGATGTCGTTTATAACCACTTCGGCCCGGATGGAAACTATCTCGGCGTCTATGCCCCCGAGTTTTTTACCTCGCGTCATCGTACACCGTGGGGCGATGCCATAAACTTCGATGGACCGGGCAGCGTTACGGTACGTGCCTACTTTACCGCCAACGCGCGCTACTGGCTTCACGAGTACCATTGCGACGGTCTGCGTTTCGATGCCGTGCATGCCATTGTCGACGATTCGCCGCAATCGATATTAACCGCCATCGCCGAGGCCGTGGCACCGCTGCGGGCTTGCGGGCGCCACATCCATCTGGTTTTGGAGAACGAGAACAACGAGGCGGGCCATCTCAATGGTAGCGACGGGCCCCAGGGATTCACTGCGCAATGGAACGACGATATCCACCACGTCCTGCATGTACTTTTGACAGGCGAGCGCGATGGCTATTATGCGGATTACATGGATGACCCGGCGGGCCGGCTCGGTCGCTGCCTGACCGAGGGCTTTGCCTACCAGGGTGAGTGGTCGGCGGTCCGCGAAGGGGTGCGCGGCGAATCGACGCGCGGACTGTCGCCGACAGCGTTCGTGGGATTTCTGCAAAATCATGACCAGATCGGAAACCGCGCCTTCGGGGAGCGCATAACGGCGCTCGCATCGCCTGCGGCGGTGCGCGCGGCGACTGCTGTGCTCCTGCTCGCGCCCTCGCCACCCTTGCTGTTCATGGGTCAGGAGTTTGCCTGCAGCCGGCCGTTTCTGTTTTTTTGTGATTTCGGGCCTGAGCTCGCTTCCGCCGTGACCGAAGGGCGGCGCCGGGAATTCGCGCGCTTCCCTGAGTTTGCCGACGAGTCGCGTCGCGCCCACATCCCGGATCCCAACGATCCCGCAACATTGATAAAGAGCCGGCTCGACTGGACAGAGGCAGAGCGCTCGCCGGGCCGGGACTGGCTCACGTTCCATCGTGAGCTGCTCGCAACCCGTGCGCGCCATATCGGCGCACGGCTGGCGGCAGGCGAGGTGCGTACCTTGGGCTTTAATCGCTTCGGCGCGCGTGGCCTGACCGTGGGCTGGCTTTTTGCCGACGGCGCGCAATTGCATCTCGCCGCGAATCTGGGGGACGCGGATGCAGTCGTTGCGGATCGCATGAGTCCCGCGCCCATGACCCTCTATGAGACGTGCGCGCCGGCCGGGGGGCGGCTCGGTCCCTGGGAGGTCCGCTGGGGCCTATGGCCGGGTGCGGCCGACACGACGGCAGGCGGTCCGTGA